One window of Oreochromis niloticus isolate F11D_XX linkage group LG23, O_niloticus_UMD_NMBU, whole genome shotgun sequence genomic DNA carries:
- the lingo3a gene encoding leucine-rich repeat and immunoglobulin-like domain-containing nogo receptor-interacting protein 3a, producing the protein MATRASLGQDVGWLLPFLFLLLMITVSPAQSQGCPQRCECIAKLKTVSCYGKRLSALPDGIPLDTKILDLSGNKLRWVEHGDLLPYSRLEKLDLSENMISVLEPNAFSSLQNLKSLSLRGNQLKLVPMGAFSRLSNLTSLDLSGNKIVILLDFTFQDLRSLKNLEVGDNDLVYISNKAFLGLVGLKELTIERCNLTSVSSQSLSYLHNLVTLRLRYLSISALEDQNFRKLGNLRGLEIDHWPFLEYISPHSLQGLNLSWLSITHTNITSVPTSALRSLAHLTSLNLSYNPITVLESWALRDLVRLKELHLVKTNLAVVQPYALGGLRQIRLLNLSSNSLVTLEEGAFQSVNTLETLRLDGNPLACDCRLLWILQRRKTLNFDGASPVCMTPVEVQGRALNAFSDSALFDHFTCQKPKIRNRKLQQISAREGQVVSFICRAEGEPTPVIFWISPQRRRITTKSSGRLTVLPEGTLEIRYAQVTDSGTYICIASNAGGNDTYFATLTVSGLPLDAALMANRTYYAGDLNDTNLNDTRVFLKFTLDLKTILISTAMGCIMFLGVVLFCFILLFVWSRGRGQHKNNFSVEYSFRKVDGPAASGGQGGARKFNMKMI; encoded by the coding sequence ATGGCCACGAGGGCCAGCCTGGGTCAGGATGTAGGCTGGCTGCTGCCTTTCCTTTTCTTGTTACTAATGATCACAGTGTCACCTGCCCAAAGCCAAGGATGTCCCCAGCGCTGTGAGTGCATTGCTAAGCTCAAGACTGTGTCTTGTTATGGTAAACGCTTGTCTGCACTGCCAGATGGAATCCCACTGGACACCAAGATCCTGGACTTGAGTGGGAATAAACTGCGTTGGGTAGAACACGGAGACCTGCTTCCGTATTCACGTCTCGAAAAGCTAGACCTGAGTGAGAACATGATCAGTGTCCTGGAACCAAATGCTTTTTCTAGCCTTCAGAACCTTAAGTCGCTTTCACTGAGGGGTAACCAACTGAAGCTGGTCCCAATGGGAGCTTTCTCCCGTCTCTCCAACCTAACTTCATTGGACCTTAGTGGGAATAAGATTGTAATTCTGTTGGACTTTACTTTCCAAGACTTGAGAAGTTTAAAGAACTTGGAGGTCGGTGACAATGATTTAGTTTATATCTCTAACAAGGCCTTTCTGGGTTTGGTGGGACTGAAGGAATTGACAATTGAGAGGTGTAACCTGACTTCGGTGTCCAGCCAGTCTTTGTCTTACCTGCATAACCTGGTGACTCTGCGGCTCCGCTACCTCAGTATCTCTGCCTTAGAGGACCAAAACTTCCGGAAGCTGGGAAACCTGAGGGGCCTGGAGATTGATCACTGGCCCTTTTTGGAGTACATCTCTCCCCACAGCCTGCAGGGTCTCAACTTGTCCTGGCTGTCTATCACGCACACCAACATCACCTCTGTGCCCACCTCTGCCCTGCGTAGTTTGGCTCACCTCACCAGCCTCAACCTATCTTACAACCCCATCACTGTGTTGGAGTCCTGGGCATTGCGGGATCTCGTAAGGCTGAAGGAGCTGCATCTAGTCAAAACCAACCTGGCAGTAGTGCAGCCCTATGCGCTCGGTGGTCTAAGGCAAATCCGCCTTCTTAACCTTTCCTCTAACAGCCTGGTGACCCTGGAGGAGGGAGCCTTTCAGTCTGTCAACACTCTGGAGACGCTGCGTTTGGATGGAAACCCTCTGGCCTGCGACTGCCGCTTGCTCTGGATCCTTCAGCGGAGGAAGACCCTGAACTTTGATGGTGCCTCCCCGGTGTGTATGACACCTGTTGAAGTGCAAGGACGTGCTCTCAATGCTTTCTCTGATTCCGCTCTCTTTGACCACTTTACTTGTCAGAAGCCCAAAATCCGCAACAGGAAACTGCAGCAGATATCTGCCCGCGAGGGACAGGTAGTGTCATTTATTTGCAGAGCAGAAGGTGAGCCCACACCGGTGATATTCTGGATTTCTCCTCAGCGCCGCCGCATCACCACAAAGAGCAGCGGCCGCCTTACCGTGTTACCAGAAGGCACGCTAGAAATCCGCTACGCCCAGGTCACAGATAGTGGGACGTACATTTGCATAGCCAGCAATGCCGGTGGAAATGACACATATTTTGCCACACTTACAGTGAGTGGGCTGCCGCTGGATGCAGCCCTCATGGCCAACCGCACCTACTATGCTGGGGATCTTAATGACACAAATCTGAATGATACCAGAGTCTTCTTGAAGTTCACTCTGGACCTCAAGACGATCCTCATATCTACAGCCATGGGCTGTATCATGTTTCTCGGGGTAGTCCTTTTCTGTTTCAttctgctgtttgtgtggagtcGAGGGCGAGGACAGCACAAAAACAACTTCTCGGTAGAATATTCTTTTAGAAAAGTGGACGGGCCTGCAGCCAGTGGAGGACAAGGTGGAGCGCGGAAGTTCAACatgaaaatgatttga